The nucleotide window TTGTCGCCCAACCCCATGAAGCCCCCAAACGAGAGTGCGGCGTAGGCGATGCAACCCGCCGAGGTATCGATCATGATATCCTTGATGCTCCCTAGGTCTTCGCCCTGCGGGTTCCTGACCCGGGCATCCTCAATATCACTCGCCCGTATGATGTTTCGCCTCTCCATCTCTGCTACAGTTCCTCTCATGCGTATCACGTCTCCAGTATCTGTGGGACAGAATGCCCCACGGCAAGAGGGTCAATACCGGCCGTACCATATTTAATTTTTGTGACAATATGTTTGATACTGGATAAAATTTGGTGGGGGGTCTTTTGAGGTCAATACCGCTCCGTCACCAGGGTCTGCGCCTGCTCGCGGACGAACGAGAGGAGGTAGTAGGGCCCCCCTGCCCCCCTGCCCGTCGAGCCGCTCGCCTTCCAGCCGCCGAACGGCTGTGCCCCCGGCCAGGCCCCGGTCGTCGCCCCCCCGCGTCGGTTGGCGTAGACGACCCCGGACTGGATGTGGTCGAAGAAGTAGCGGATCTCCGCCGGGTCTTCTGAGAATATCCCGGCCGTCAGGCCGTAGTCGGTTGCGTTTGCGAGGCGGAGTCCCTCCTCCAGGCTCTCGAAGGTCCCAAGGAGGAGGATCGGAACGAAGAGCTCATCCCCAAAGAGCCGGTGGTTGTGGGGAAGACCGGTGATGACCGTGGGCAGGACGTAGGCACCCAGGCCGTAGAGCCCGCCTTCAAGCACCTCCCCGCCGGCAACCAGCCTCCCGCCGTCCCGGATCGCCTCCTCGATCGCCCTCTGGAACGTTAAGCGTGCATCATCATCGATCAGGGGGCCGTACGTGACCTCCCGCCGCCGGGGATCCCCGACCTCAATCCGGTTCACCCGGTCGCGTAGCGCCTCGATGAACCGCTCGGCCACCGATGACTGGACGTAGACCCGGGACGTGGCGCTGCACTTCTGCCCCCCAAATCCGTAGGCGGCCCGGACGACACCTTCGACGGCTTTCTCAATATCCGCGCTCGCGGTGACGATGACCGGATTCTTGCTCCCGAGTTCCGCAACGACCGGCTTGTGGTACGGCTGCTCTGCGGTGCTCTCTCTAAGCAGCCACTCACCGACGGCCCGCGACCCCGTGAACGCGATCCCGGCGACGTCCGGGTGGGCGACCACGACCTCGCCGAAGGGGCCGCCGGGGCCGGTCACCAGGTTGATTGCACCGGGAGCGACCCCTGCCTCCA belongs to Methanoculleus thermophilus and includes:
- a CDS encoding aldehyde dehydrogenase family protein — encoded protein: MLESKFTYVSLESDERIHGEYEAALIEVEREFGERHPIYIGGREVTARREFEARSPIDPGILLGTFQEGGEEAAREAIAAANEAFPDWSGRDWQDRVAIIRRAAGLIEDRRFWLAALITYEAGKTRYEALAEVGEAVDMLRYYCSIYEQSNGYVSSMHSPAPGEECRSVMRPYGAWAVISPFNFPIALAAGMITGALLTGNTVVFKPTSKTPLSGVILYRLFVEAGVAPGAINLVTGPGGPFGEVVVAHPDVAGIAFTGSRAVGEWLLRESTAEQPYHKPVVAELGSKNPVIVTASADIEKAVEGVVRAAYGFGGQKCSATSRVYVQSSVAERFIEALRDRVNRIEVGDPRRREVTYGPLIDDDARLTFQRAIEEAIRDGGRLVAGGEVLEGGLYGLGAYVLPTVITGLPHNHRLFGDELFVPILLLGTFESLEEGLRLANATDYGLTAGIFSEDPAEIRYFFDHIQSGVVYANRRGGATTGAWPGAQPFGGWKASGSTGRGAGGPYYLLSFVREQAQTLVTERY